AATTCAAAAGTCACGCATAAGTAAAACAGGTAGCTTTCAAATTCATAGCACGTTTTCATAGGTGGAATATCACGAGAAatcaatgttgttgttttttttaaagcataTCATTGCACAGGCTGGGTTGCTCATATCACCTTTTATAGCGTGATTATTTTATTAAAGCGATTATTCGGAGTCAACAATATGAATTTGTCCCTAAAATAGACCAATAGGTTTGGACACGGCTCGTTTTGGCGGCTTAAATGCTTATCATAAAGTATTTATGGGGGCGTGTACTTTTGAATACGCATGACCGACTGCGGTATTTAACTTGAGTTCGCTTTCACTTTCCAAGTAGTTATTGTCAGCTATCAAGTATTCAAGCACTGATGGATTTTCACGGGCAGAAAGTCAACTTATCCTTCTCCATCGAAAATATTTTGCGGGACGATTTTCCGCATCCACGGAAAACAAATGTTATTGTCAATGTACCCACGCGGACAGCATCGACTTTCGATGGGTGGCCAAAGATGCCAGTCTACCACTGTGGCTACGAAGTCCGCTTCAGTCCGCTTCTGATGGAATATCCGCCGAATGCGCCAAGCTGCAGTAGTGGCAGAGTCGGAGGAAAAATCCACCGGCAATATGGAGATGAGAAGAGATTCACAGAAGACAGCCATGATCGATTTGACCAAACGAAAAAACTTGCTGGTGTGTAaactgttgttttttatttatttattttattctcGTACTGATTTTAGCAAGGTTTTAATTTGATGAACCGCGTATAGGAGCAATTTAAAAATGATTGCAAAACGGTATAAAATCTTTTCCAATTTAATTCTGGATCTTCCGTGAAAATTACtaagcttgttttttttggaatggaAAGAACATGATTATTTCGAAAGTGATAATTTTGTTGGGAATCGAATCTTAGGCATAATCCTCTATATTGTGCAACTGGTGCATGTTTGCTTAGTGACACACATTGGAAATTGTAAACAAGGCTTACAAACAAGTTGGATTTGCTGTAGCGGTTTTCAGTCAAGATGAATTCCATTGATAAAGAAACAGAAATGGctgtaaccttttttttttttagccgcCGCTTCAATTCTCTCCTGCCCAAACGAGTTGAAAAGATCGATGTTATGGATCGCACGTACTAAAAAGATCAGCgttaattttgaaaaaggtccAAGTACCTATTGTTAGATTATCATTTGGTCTTATTCCAAATACAGCTCGCTCGTGAACTGGACAATTAGAGGACAAACACACATCAAAAAAACACCCGGGAAGTTGGAATCAATACAAAAGAGCAAAGAATAGCTTACAATGCATAATTGCTTAATTACTTGTCTTTAGAAACGG
Above is a genomic segment from Acropora muricata isolate sample 2 chromosome 1, ASM3666990v1, whole genome shotgun sequence containing:
- the LOC136909352 gene encoding homeobox protein Hox-A10-like, with the translated sequence MDFHGQKVNLSFSIENILRDDFPHPRKTNVIVNVPTRTASTFDGWPKMPVYHCGYEVRFSPLLMEYPPNAPSCSSGRVGGKIHRQYGDEKRFTEDSHDRFDQTKKLADEEGAKDNKRQPKTETCLSENVPKRKRRNRSHFTQRQLQYLEKIFSRQQYLTRDERTLLARGLEMTELQIRNWFQNQRYQKKHRANENKKQEKLEFSVNGEKSQP